In Alkalihalobacterium alkalinitrilicum, a genomic segment contains:
- a CDS encoding LysM peptidoglycan-binding domain-containing protein translates to MFNKKNGLKMMALSVGVSAILGFAHGADAAMYEVKRGDTLFRIAQENKMTVTELKQMNNLKSTIIIPGQKLQIKDSASTAYQAKKGDTLYSISKKFNMKVNDIKKLNNLKSNTIFPGQKLIVTGKPVTDHSKSTMNKEVKLTVQNGYQFVKEEPGKYQLFSKKEPGFFARVELVDPQAKIAELKKNAQDYLKTTGNVRQVTDFKNIHPFYKGAELYMISSNSKVRQSIVIKKINGQLIKFTLHLPDKEEAEDITPNLLNQLQTIKF, encoded by the coding sequence ATGTTTAATAAAAAAAATGGATTAAAAATGATGGCTTTATCGGTTGGGGTTTCAGCAATACTTGGCTTTGCTCACGGGGCCGATGCGGCAATGTACGAAGTAAAAAGAGGAGACACATTATTTCGGATTGCTCAAGAAAACAAAATGACCGTGACAGAGTTGAAACAAATGAATAATTTAAAGAGCACCATTATAATTCCAGGTCAAAAGCTTCAAATTAAAGACTCTGCATCAACGGCGTATCAAGCGAAAAAAGGTGATACACTTTACAGCATTTCTAAGAAATTTAATATGAAAGTCAATGATATAAAAAAATTAAACAATCTAAAATCTAATACAATATTTCCAGGTCAAAAACTAATCGTTACAGGGAAACCTGTTACCGATCACTCTAAATCAACAATGAATAAAGAAGTGAAGTTAACCGTACAAAACGGTTACCAGTTTGTGAAAGAGGAACCAGGAAAATATCAACTCTTTTCAAAAAAAGAACCCGGATTTTTTGCAAGAGTTGAACTTGTTGACCCTCAAGCCAAAATCGCTGAATTGAAGAAAAATGCACAAGATTATTTAAAGACTACAGGAAATGTTCGTCAAGTTACCGACTTTAAAAATATTCACCCTTTTTATAAAGGAGCCGAACTCTATATGATTAGCTCTAACTCAAAAGTTCGACAAAGCATTGTTATAAAAAAAATTAATGGTCAACTCATCAAATTTACGCTTCATCTCCCTGACAAAGAAGAAGCTGAAGATATTACACCAAATTTATTAAATCAGCTACAAACCATTAAGTTTTAA
- a CDS encoding glycoside hydrolase domain-containing protein, with translation MRQYLVIAAVYILAFASFYFFIVNDGYEQTLLCENGQIEEREENGNGSNGEEENGEAGESNGEDTNGDNGESNGEEANGENGGSHGEDGSINGNSQEDVEIIWGVDSASLTTEELYSCVTSNFGDPKIWGRYLEDKEGVSYGLTTDEVEYLHEQGVSILVIYNHFTDGTTYDKGVAEAEQAIAYAEEIGVPEEVALFANVEPEYPIDSAFIQGWYDTIQPSIYNAAIYGLFDEESDVWVAFEGAVNENSEIAENMIVWANQPQIGITTEANAPDYGPAPPNDWLNWAWQYGIDAETCNIDTNLFQSYILDYVWQPE, from the coding sequence GTGCGTCAGTATCTCGTAATAGCAGCTGTTTATATTTTAGCCTTTGCTTCCTTTTACTTTTTTATAGTAAATGACGGTTATGAACAAACTCTATTATGCGAAAATGGTCAAATTGAAGAGAGAGAAGAAAATGGGAATGGGAGCAACGGAGAAGAAGAGAACGGTGAAGCTGGAGAGAGCAACGGGGAAGATACAAATGGAGACAATGGTGAAAGTAACGGAGAAGAAGCTAATGGTGAAAACGGTGGGAGTCATGGAGAAGACGGTTCGATAAATGGTAACAGTCAGGAAGACGTTGAGATTATTTGGGGTGTTGATTCCGCAAGTTTAACAACAGAAGAGCTATATAGTTGTGTTACGTCAAATTTTGGTGACCCTAAAATTTGGGGGAGATATTTAGAAGATAAGGAAGGCGTATCATATGGTTTAACGACAGATGAAGTTGAATACTTGCACGAACAAGGCGTATCTATTCTCGTAATCTATAATCATTTCACCGATGGAACAACGTATGATAAAGGGGTTGCTGAAGCAGAGCAGGCAATTGCATATGCAGAAGAGATTGGAGTCCCTGAGGAAGTAGCGTTATTTGCAAATGTTGAACCAGAGTACCCGATTGACTCAGCGTTTATTCAAGGTTGGTATGATACGATACAACCTTCGATCTATAACGCTGCGATCTATGGGTTGTTTGATGAAGAAAGTGATGTTTGGGTTGCTTTTGAAGGAGCTGTTAACGAAAATTCAGAAATCGCTGAAAATATGATCGTCTGGGCAAATCAACCTCAAATAGGTATAACAACAGAAGCAAATGCACCAGATTACGGACCTGCCCCACCGAATGATTGGCTGAACTGGGCATGGCAGTATGGTATTGATGCTGAAACGTGTAACATCGATACTAACTTATTCCAATCTTACATTTTAGACTATGTCTGGCAACCAGAATAA
- the cynS gene encoding cyanase gives MYEDNKYFEYRSQINNQLHPIPSFNLNREAATQILLTAKKTLQLSFEQIADQIGGSKEWIAAVILGQESMTREDAVLLTNFLRVNPEIATILQEPPMRGSLNRTLPVDPLIYRFYEITQVYGTTLKALINEMFGDGIMSAIDLEIHVDKRPDPEDPDGERVVLTLDGKFLPYKKW, from the coding sequence ATGTATGAAGATAACAAATATTTTGAGTATCGTAGTCAAATAAATAATCAGCTGCACCCAATTCCATCATTCAATTTAAATAGAGAAGCAGCAACGCAAATTTTATTAACGGCGAAAAAGACCCTTCAGTTAAGTTTTGAGCAAATCGCTGATCAAATTGGAGGAAGTAAAGAATGGATTGCTGCAGTAATACTTGGCCAGGAATCGATGACACGTGAGGATGCCGTACTTTTAACAAACTTTTTAAGAGTCAATCCTGAAATAGCAACTATTTTACAAGAACCACCAATGCGGGGTTCATTAAACCGAACACTTCCAGTCGATCCATTAATCTACCGTTTCTATGAAATTACCCAAGTATATGGAACTACATTAAAAGCCTTGATCAATGAAATGTTTGGCGATGGTATTATGAGCGCTATCGACCTAGAAATTCACGTAGATAAGCGGCCTGACCCCGAAGACCCTGATGGGGAACGAGTTGTACTTACATTGGATGGTAAGTTTTTGCCGTATAAAAAGTGGTAG
- a CDS encoding ABC transporter ATP-binding protein, protein MAVLFSYLKRYRLFMFIAITLTLVELAVELLQPLIMAKIINDGILQEDLTVVIYWGSIMIGLSIVAFAAGITNSFYAAHSSQGFGHDIRKGLFEKIQSFSFTNLNRFSTSSLITRMTNDVNILQMTLFTGLRIMLRAPLLVIGGLIMALIVNVKLALVLAMAVPLSLLILVWIFKKGRPMFNIVQQKLDGVNRVMRENLLGIKLIRALLRKNTEVNRFTKSNQELMGTTVSALRFMEITMPIILLLMNFSILGVLWFGSFQVNAGGANVGEVVAVINYATRISGAFSVFSMIIIFFSRAKASSERIVEVLDTEVDLVDTEQSATESRTFKGHIRFRGVSFRYPETETEVLKGISFEVKAGSTVAIIGSTGSGKSSLFHLIPRLYDVTKGEVQVDYKDIREIKLEHLRRQIGYVPQETLLFTGTIKENIAWGKEDSSIEEIIEAAKKAQIHETISKFTNGYQTVLGQKGVNLSGGQKQRLAIARALVRKPKILLLDDSTSALDLKTEANILESLQEFYCTTLIITQKISTAAQANKILIFDDGELIAEGTHESLLASSPLYQKIYVSQFGEEALYVAKGNQ, encoded by the coding sequence ATGGCTGTGTTATTTTCATACTTAAAACGATATCGGCTTTTTATGTTCATTGCAATTACTTTAACATTAGTTGAATTAGCTGTTGAACTTTTGCAGCCATTAATTATGGCAAAAATCATTAATGATGGGATCTTACAGGAAGACCTTACCGTTGTTATCTATTGGGGGAGCATCATGATTGGCTTGTCCATTGTTGCTTTTGCTGCAGGGATTACTAATTCATTTTATGCGGCACATAGTAGCCAAGGATTTGGTCATGACATCCGCAAAGGCTTATTTGAAAAAATTCAATCTTTTTCATTTACAAACTTAAATCGATTTTCAACATCATCCTTAATTACCAGGATGACAAATGATGTAAACATACTTCAAATGACATTGTTTACGGGGTTGCGCATTATGTTACGCGCCCCTCTATTAGTCATTGGAGGATTAATTATGGCACTCATTGTAAATGTGAAACTTGCTCTCGTCTTAGCGATGGCGGTTCCACTGAGCCTCCTTATATTAGTCTGGATATTTAAAAAGGGACGTCCAATGTTTAATATCGTCCAGCAAAAACTTGATGGTGTAAATCGTGTCATGCGTGAGAACTTATTAGGGATTAAATTAATACGAGCGCTACTCAGAAAAAACACGGAAGTTAACCGTTTTACAAAATCGAATCAAGAACTTATGGGAACGACGGTTTCAGCGTTACGTTTTATGGAAATTACGATGCCAATCATCTTGTTGTTAATGAACTTTAGTATTTTAGGGGTTCTGTGGTTTGGTAGTTTTCAGGTGAATGCAGGTGGTGCAAATGTTGGTGAAGTCGTAGCTGTTATCAACTATGCCACTCGAATTAGTGGTGCTTTTTCTGTGTTTTCCATGATTATCATCTTTTTTTCTCGTGCAAAGGCGTCGTCTGAGCGAATTGTCGAAGTTCTAGATACTGAAGTGGATTTAGTTGATACAGAACAATCGGCGACCGAATCAAGAACATTTAAAGGCCACATTAGATTTAGAGGTGTTTCGTTTCGATACCCAGAAACAGAAACCGAAGTTTTAAAAGGTATTTCATTCGAGGTGAAAGCTGGAAGTACAGTTGCTATTATCGGGTCAACAGGTTCGGGTAAATCGTCTCTATTTCATCTTATTCCGCGTTTGTATGACGTGACCAAAGGTGAAGTTCAGGTCGATTACAAGGATATTCGTGAAATAAAACTAGAACATTTGCGTAGACAAATCGGTTATGTTCCTCAAGAGACATTGTTATTTACTGGGACAATTAAAGAGAATATTGCTTGGGGTAAAGAAGATTCTTCGATCGAAGAAATAATCGAAGCGGCTAAAAAAGCACAAATCCATGAAACGATTTCTAAGTTTACAAACGGGTATCAAACAGTACTCGGTCAGAAAGGTGTAAATTTATCTGGAGGGCAAAAACAACGACTCGCCATTGCGCGAGCGCTCGTTCGGAAACCAAAAATTTTATTGCTTGATGATAGTACAAGTGCTTTAGATTTAAAAACGGAAGCGAACATTTTAGAGAGTCTACAAGAATTTTATTGTACGACGTTGATTATTACTCAAAAAATTAGTACTGCTGCTCAAGCGAATAAAATCCTGATTTTCGATGATGGTGAACTAATAGCTGAAGGGACACACGAATCGTTGTTAGCGAGTAGTCCCCTGTATCAAAAAATATATGTGTCTCAGTTTGGAGAGGAGGCGTTATACGTTGCTAAGGGAAATCAGTAA
- a CDS encoding ABC transporter ATP-binding protein — translation MLREISKPFQHKKIVIQSLEEDYQGTKKKAKNWSGTLKRIWGYLAQNKNSLRIVLLLVTISSIFALLGPFIVGMTIDKYIVKLNFDQLIYVIFGLVAIYVIHSASVWGQNFVMIKIAQKTVFSMRTDLFKRLHQLPISFFQKRQHGELMSRVTNDIENVSSTLNSSVIQLISSVLTLIGILVVMLYLSPLLTLITLIIVPLMVFGMKWITKRTGKLFKEQQRNLGEVNGFIEETLSGQSIIKTFSQEEKVMAEFMTKNQRLREAGFWAQTISGFIPKLMNVLNNLSFAIIALVGGIFVINGMVSIGVIVIFAEYARQFTRPLNDLANQFNTILSAIAGAERVFEVIDEKAESADETHAIELTDVKGEVEFQTVSFAYESDDITLKDVSFSVSAGAIVALVGPTGAGKTTIINLLSRFYDANQGKILIDGYEMTNIKRESLRQHMGFVFQDSFLFEDTIRENLRYGRLNASDGEVEEAAILANAHSFIMKLPDQYDTVLKQDGSGISQGQRQLLSIARAILADPKILILDEATSNIDTITEVKIQEALQRLMKGRTSFVIAHRLNTIQRADQIIVLQDGEVIEKGNHETLIKKQGFYYELNESQFSKI, via the coding sequence TTGCTAAGGGAAATCAGTAAGCCTTTCCAACATAAAAAAATAGTCATTCAATCCTTAGAAGAAGACTATCAAGGAACAAAAAAGAAAGCAAAAAATTGGTCGGGAACGTTAAAAAGAATATGGGGATATTTAGCTCAAAATAAAAATTCATTACGGATTGTCTTATTGTTGGTTACCATTAGTTCTATTTTTGCTTTATTAGGACCATTTATAGTTGGTATGACAATCGATAAATATATTGTCAAATTGAATTTTGATCAATTAATCTATGTGATCTTTGGTTTAGTTGCAATCTATGTTATCCATTCCGCATCGGTTTGGGGTCAAAATTTTGTCATGATTAAAATTGCTCAAAAAACTGTTTTTTCAATGCGTACCGACTTATTTAAGCGGCTTCATCAGCTGCCTATCTCATTTTTTCAAAAAAGGCAGCATGGTGAGTTAATGAGCCGTGTGACAAATGATATTGAGAATGTCAGTTCCACGCTAAACAGTTCAGTTATTCAACTAATATCAAGTGTTCTGACCCTCATCGGTATACTCGTTGTTATGCTTTACCTAAGTCCTTTATTAACATTAATCACTCTTATTATTGTGCCATTAATGGTTTTCGGAATGAAGTGGATTACCAAACGAACTGGGAAGTTATTCAAAGAACAACAACGAAATTTAGGAGAAGTGAATGGCTTTATCGAAGAGACGCTTTCAGGACAGTCCATTATTAAAACATTTTCGCAAGAAGAAAAAGTGATGGCTGAATTCATGACGAAAAATCAGCGTCTTCGTGAAGCTGGCTTTTGGGCTCAAACGATTTCAGGGTTTATTCCAAAGCTGATGAACGTTCTAAACAATTTGAGCTTTGCGATTATAGCACTTGTTGGGGGAATATTTGTAATTAACGGGATGGTATCAATTGGGGTAATCGTCATTTTCGCTGAATATGCAAGACAGTTTACACGCCCCCTAAATGATTTAGCCAATCAATTTAATACAATACTCTCAGCAATTGCTGGTGCTGAACGTGTGTTTGAAGTGATTGATGAAAAAGCAGAAAGTGCAGATGAAACTCATGCTATAGAGTTGACCGATGTCAAAGGTGAAGTCGAATTTCAAACGGTTTCTTTTGCTTATGAAAGTGATGACATTACGTTAAAAGATGTTAGTTTTTCTGTATCTGCAGGAGCAATTGTAGCATTAGTAGGTCCTACAGGAGCTGGAAAAACAACGATTATAAATTTACTTTCTCGCTTTTATGATGCCAATCAAGGTAAGATCCTGATTGATGGATATGAAATGACAAACATCAAAAGGGAAAGTTTACGCCAACACATGGGGTTTGTATTCCAAGACTCTTTCTTATTTGAAGATACAATCCGAGAGAACTTACGTTACGGAAGGTTAAATGCGAGTGACGGTGAAGTAGAAGAAGCGGCCATACTTGCAAATGCGCATTCTTTCATCATGAAGTTGCCAGATCAATATGATACGGTATTAAAACAAGATGGTAGTGGAATCAGTCAAGGACAACGGCAGTTATTATCCATTGCTAGAGCCATACTAGCTGATCCAAAAATCTTAATTTTGGATGAAGCAACGAGTAATATCGATACGATTACTGAAGTGAAGATTCAAGAAGCTCTGCAGAGATTAATGAAGGGGCGAACGAGCTTTGTTATTGCCCATCGATTAAATACGATTCAAAGAGCTGACCAAATTATCGTGTTACAAGACGGTGAAGTAATTGAAAAAGGGAATCACGAAACTCTAATAAAAAAACAAGGGTTTTATTATGAATTAAACGAGAGTCAATTTAGCAAAATTTGA
- a CDS encoding aldo/keto reductase, producing the protein MAKHIQDTTTLHNGVKMPWLGLGVWKVEDGSQVIDSVKSAVQSGYHSIDTAAVYKNEEGVGQGIKECGVPREELFITTKVWNSNQGYETTLQVFDESMKKLGLDYLDLYLIHWPVAGKYKDTWRALEKLYADKKVRAIGVSNFHVHHLEDLLETAEIKPMVNQVEFHPQLAQQELRAFCKKHQIQLEAWSPLAQGKLLDDPTLKAIGQKYGKSTAQVILRWDLQCGVVTIPKSVNAERIATNGDIFDFELTIEDMDKINALNKDERVGPDPDNFDF; encoded by the coding sequence ATGGCGAAACATATTCAAGACACTACGACATTACATAACGGAGTTAAAATGCCTTGGTTAGGTCTAGGTGTTTGGAAAGTAGAAGACGGCTCACAAGTGATTGACTCAGTAAAATCAGCGGTTCAATCAGGCTATCATAGCATTGATACGGCGGCTGTTTATAAAAATGAAGAAGGCGTAGGGCAAGGCATTAAGGAATGCGGTGTTCCACGAGAAGAGTTATTCATTACAACAAAAGTCTGGAACTCGAACCAAGGCTATGAAACAACACTCCAAGTTTTCGATGAAAGTATGAAAAAGTTAGGGTTGGATTATTTAGACTTATATTTAATTCACTGGCCAGTAGCAGGGAAATATAAAGACACTTGGCGTGCTTTAGAAAAATTATATGCAGATAAGAAAGTTCGTGCTATTGGGGTAAGTAACTTTCATGTACACCATTTAGAAGACTTGCTAGAAACGGCGGAAATTAAGCCGATGGTCAATCAAGTTGAGTTCCACCCACAATTAGCTCAACAAGAATTACGCGCATTTTGTAAAAAGCATCAAATACAATTAGAAGCTTGGTCGCCATTAGCGCAAGGAAAATTGTTAGATGATCCAACATTAAAGGCAATTGGTCAAAAGTACGGTAAATCAACAGCACAAGTTATTTTACGCTGGGATCTACAATGTGGTGTAGTGACCATTCCGAAGTCGGTAAACGCTGAGCGAATTGCTACGAATGGAGATATTTTCGACTTTGAGTTAACTATTGAAGATATGGATAAAATCAATGCTTTGAACAAAGACGAGAGAGTCGGTCCAGATCCAGATAACTTTGATTTTTAA
- a CDS encoding hotdog fold thioesterase gives MNIKPVEETILGALGIEVTEVSEEKVVATMPVHSPTHQPFGLLHGGASVVLAETVASMGTWNLVDQENEIAVGLEINANHLRSKTDGIVTAIATPLHKGRTTMVWDIKIMDETENLVCISRCTVAIRKKPKAE, from the coding sequence GTGAATATTAAACCTGTAGAAGAAACAATACTAGGTGCACTAGGAATAGAAGTAACTGAGGTTTCAGAAGAAAAAGTTGTTGCGACAATGCCTGTGCATTCTCCAACTCACCAACCTTTTGGATTGCTTCATGGAGGAGCATCAGTTGTCTTAGCTGAAACAGTCGCTAGTATGGGAACTTGGAACCTTGTTGACCAAGAAAATGAAATTGCTGTTGGTTTAGAGATTAACGCCAATCACCTTCGCTCGAAAACAGATGGTATTGTGACAGCCATAGCTACTCCATTACATAAAGGACGAACGACAATGGTTTGGGATATTAAAATAATGGACGAAACCGAGAATTTGGTATGTATTTCTCGCTGTACCGTCGCTATCCGAAAAAAGCCAAAAGCTGAGTAA
- a CDS encoding metallophosphoesterase family protein has product MKYAFLSDIHGNAVALESVLHDIQMQDVDEIFVLGDLCYRGPEPKRALQLVQALNAKVIKGNADEWVVRGINEGEVPDHLLEMMNKERDWCISQLDDQDISYLEQLPTDLEITLPNGTNIYAFHATPTSLFDVVLPDTDTSILSEKLITSTNANLYIYAHIHLPYVRYFNSKCIANLGSVGLPFDGQPLSSYVIVEEKGDQFSVAIQRVPYDTKTVIAQYEKIDYPNLDVMKTVIQDGTSPFGK; this is encoded by the coding sequence GTGAAGTATGCTTTCCTTTCTGATATCCATGGCAATGCAGTAGCACTTGAATCTGTTTTACACGATATTCAAATGCAAGATGTTGATGAAATCTTTGTCTTAGGAGATCTTTGTTATCGTGGTCCAGAGCCAAAACGCGCACTTCAACTTGTTCAAGCTTTAAATGCAAAAGTAATTAAAGGAAATGCCGATGAGTGGGTTGTTCGCGGAATTAATGAAGGCGAAGTCCCTGATCACTTACTTGAAATGATGAACAAAGAGAGAGATTGGTGTATTTCTCAATTGGATGATCAAGACATATCTTATTTAGAGCAGCTACCAACCGACTTAGAAATTACCTTACCGAATGGAACAAATATATACGCGTTTCACGCGACACCGACAAGTTTGTTTGATGTTGTTTTACCTGATACTGACACGTCTATTCTATCTGAAAAATTAATAACATCTACAAATGCTAACTTATACATTTATGCTCATATCCACCTTCCATACGTTCGTTATTTTAATAGTAAATGCATTGCAAACTTAGGCAGTGTTGGTTTACCCTTTGATGGCCAACCACTCTCCTCCTATGTAATTGTGGAAGAAAAAGGAGATCAATTTAGTGTTGCCATTCAGCGAGTCCCTTATGATACTAAAACCGTTATTGCTCAATATGAAAAGATCGACTATCCTAACTTGGACGTTATGAAAACAGTCATTCAAGACGGCACGAGTCCTTTCGGAAAGTAA
- a CDS encoding dimethylarginine dimethylaminohydrolase family protein, whose amino-acid sequence MSTEAKAKQNTFCMSEYDTLRKVILCEPQHMTIREVINDTQKHFKDEGIHIERSLQQHKQFVETLLKHGIDVVLLSPHAKFPEQVFTRDIGFTLGQTIFVAEMAHDVRKGEEEILKTWLKNEKISYYNLVGDQIEGGDVLIDRSTIYIGLSNRTNEASIEHLRNLLPQFEVITVPFVEKFLHLDCVFNVISPNEALIFPEALEQKEIDILASRYELIEVSKEEQFTLGTNVLSIGNKKILSLPVNKQINGKLRERGFDIIEVDISEIIKSGGSFRCCTLPVLRQ is encoded by the coding sequence ATGTCTACAGAAGCTAAAGCCAAACAAAATACATTTTGTATGAGTGAATATGACACATTACGAAAAGTGATATTGTGTGAACCACAACATATGACCATTCGTGAAGTGATTAATGATACCCAAAAACATTTCAAAGATGAAGGAATTCATATTGAACGTTCTTTACAACAACACAAGCAATTCGTTGAAACATTGTTGAAGCACGGTATTGACGTAGTTTTACTCTCACCTCATGCTAAATTCCCAGAGCAAGTGTTCACAAGAGATATTGGCTTTACTCTAGGACAAACGATATTTGTTGCTGAAATGGCCCATGACGTGAGAAAGGGAGAAGAAGAAATTTTAAAAACGTGGTTAAAAAATGAAAAGATTTCCTATTATAACCTGGTTGGTGATCAAATTGAAGGTGGAGATGTCCTGATTGATCGATCTACAATATATATAGGATTAAGTAATCGAACAAATGAAGCATCAATTGAACATTTACGAAACTTACTACCGCAATTTGAGGTTATTACTGTTCCATTTGTTGAAAAATTTCTTCATCTTGACTGTGTTTTTAACGTCATTTCTCCAAATGAAGCGTTAATCTTTCCTGAAGCACTCGAACAAAAAGAAATTGATATTCTGGCTTCTCGATATGAATTAATAGAAGTATCAAAGGAAGAGCAGTTTACTTTGGGAACAAATGTCTTATCGATTGGAAATAAAAAAATCCTAAGCTTACCTGTTAATAAGCAAATTAATGGAAAGCTTCGTGAACGTGGCTTTGACATCATTGAAGTGGATATATCTGAAATTATTAAATCTGGAGGGTCTTTCCGCTGCTGTACACTCCCAGTTTTACGTCAATAA
- a CDS encoding AEC family transporter, which translates to MPALLIFMVGFLVQRWKRMDLRSISTLAVYILTPALVFNTFYDVQLDQQYLLITVFSLILLFVIIIINKVYSKFRKYPRDVESGLILSTAFMNSGNYGAPIILFAYGETGFAYAVSFMVLQSVIMNFFGVYYAASGKLGFRAALRTISAMPLTYAMIIAIAFNLFNIPLSANLYSAIDLVGQATIPVVMLILGMQLAELKVDKVVNKERLIYGTTVRMFISPLIAFIFILLFPVDPLLAKVLIVLTAMPTAVTTTMYALQFNTTPKLVSSIALVTTLVSVVTISILLTILG; encoded by the coding sequence TTGCCTGCACTATTAATATTTATGGTAGGTTTTCTTGTTCAAAGATGGAAAAGGATGGATTTAAGATCGATCTCAACACTTGCTGTCTATATTTTAACGCCAGCTTTAGTGTTTAATACATTTTATGATGTTCAATTAGATCAACAATATTTATTAATAACCGTATTTTCTCTTATTCTACTATTTGTGATTATTATTATTAATAAAGTTTATTCAAAATTTCGGAAGTATCCGCGGGATGTTGAGAGTGGACTTATCTTGTCAACTGCGTTTATGAACTCAGGTAATTATGGCGCACCTATCATTTTGTTTGCTTACGGTGAAACGGGATTTGCGTATGCTGTTTCATTTATGGTTTTACAGTCCGTTATTATGAATTTTTTTGGGGTATACTATGCAGCGAGTGGGAAATTAGGGTTTCGAGCCGCGCTCAGAACAATATCTGCTATGCCGCTAACGTATGCCATGATTATAGCGATTGCTTTTAACCTTTTTAATATTCCGCTTTCTGCCAATTTGTATTCTGCAATTGATCTTGTCGGCCAGGCAACGATTCCAGTCGTTATGCTTATACTAGGGATGCAATTAGCTGAATTAAAAGTGGATAAAGTCGTTAATAAAGAAAGACTTATTTATGGTACGACGGTAAGAATGTTTATCTCACCATTAATTGCATTTATCTTTATATTATTGTTTCCTGTAGATCCGCTATTAGCAAAAGTACTTATTGTATTAACGGCAATGCCTACGGCAGTCACAACGACAATGTATGCTTTGCAATTTAATACAACACCTAAGCTCGTTTCATCAATTGCACTTGTGACGACATTAGTAAGTGTAGTAACAATTTCCATTCTGTTAACGATTTTAGGGTAA
- a CDS encoding uroporphyrinogen-III synthase yields the protein MAKALTGKTVVLAASRKTEEMSTLIQKQGGTAIVRPLQGTVFLAEEQVEPELKQLIEDGTDWVIFTTGIGTETLLNIAKQNDLEDQFLHIIRQAKVAARGYKTLNALRKIAIEPVAQDDDGTTEGLSRALANYDFTDQRVTIQLHGETAPRLTSFLEGKGATVNHILPYRHIAPEEETVKTLCDEIFAGDVDAICFTTAIQVRQLFQYAKEKEKYEKLKQCFNTQIVPVAVGKVTAEAFREEDIHNYVSPELERMGAMIIELARYYESQSEAK from the coding sequence ATGGCAAAGGCATTAACAGGAAAAACAGTAGTTCTAGCTGCTTCGCGTAAAACAGAAGAAATGTCAACTTTGATTCAGAAACAAGGGGGAACCGCGATCGTGCGTCCTCTACAAGGAACCGTTTTTTTAGCTGAAGAACAAGTCGAGCCCGAACTTAAACAGTTAATTGAAGATGGTACCGATTGGGTGATTTTCACAACAGGAATTGGGACAGAAACGTTATTAAATATTGCAAAACAAAATGATTTAGAAGACCAATTTTTACATATAATTCGTCAAGCGAAGGTGGCTGCAAGAGGATATAAAACATTAAATGCTTTAAGAAAAATTGCAATTGAACCTGTTGCTCAAGATGATGATGGAACTACAGAAGGTCTTTCGCGCGCTCTCGCGAATTATGATTTCACAGATCAACGCGTTACTATTCAACTTCATGGTGAAACAGCACCACGATTAACCAGTTTTCTAGAAGGAAAAGGAGCGACGGTAAATCACATTCTTCCTTATCGACATATTGCCCCTGAAGAAGAAACAGTGAAAACATTGTGCGATGAAATTTTCGCAGGTGACGTCGATGCCATTTGTTTTACAACAGCTATTCAAGTTCGCCAACTTTTTCAGTATGCAAAGGAAAAAGAGAAATATGAAAAACTGAAACAATGCTTTAATACTCAAATCGTTCCAGTTGCTGTTGGTAAAGTGACAGCCGAAGCATTCAGAGAAGAGGACATCCACAACTATGTATCCCCTGAGCTAGAAAGAATGGGTGCGATGATTATCGAACTTGCTCGCTATTATGAAAGTCAAAGTGAAGCAAAATAA